TAACGATgtccaacagaaaaaaaacataccattACCTTAGACCTGCTAAAGTGGAATAGTATGGTTTTATTACAATAAAAGTAACGACGCTTCATGGAGTAGTGTTCCAATTGTATTTAtgcatgcaattttttttctgtaattgtGCTGCTTTCATGTGCGCATTCTATACACAACATATGATATTTACGTACAATATACCAATGAAAAAGTAACTaagtaaatgttatttatatagcgctttttaCAGAGATGACAAAGTAGAAACTGGAATGCTCGCCGAAACAcaatttccttcttttttttcctccatttagTCATATTACCAAGAATTTCATTAAATTTATATGTACAATGAGGTCATATATTATACATACTGAAGCCAAACTTGAGTAAAGTTAACTATTAGTTCTTCAATGGGTATTTTCTGGCTGGAAATGGCCCCAGAAAACGGCAAAAGACTAAGTTGTAAAAAGATACTGTTGTCATTACTCACCCATTGTTGAGGGTGCCACGTTAAATGGCAGCTCACCACTTTTTACATAAATTGTATCTGTGAAAAGCAGCCGTGCAACTTCCTGCAAACAGGAAAAGGCAATATTTTTTACCTTGTCTTTGGCTGTATGAGTGATTGGGTCTTTTTCTTACCTGGGCCGTGTTTCTCACTTTCTGATACAAAGCCGTACCATGGATGGGATCAGGAGGGCCGctgtaaacttaaaaaaaaaaaaaaacagtaaatattcagGTTACGGCAGCCACAGAGAGAAAATTTCAGAGTGTTaactcatgttcaacctgaTGCTTGCTGAATGAAGGTGGAATTCCTCCTGAGTTCAGTGAGGAAATGTTTTGAGCCATGGCCGCTCAGATGTACGAAGATCTTCAGCACCTGAAATGCAAGAGATGTGGATCAcattgtttcccaacctttactaagccaaggcacatattttacattagaaaaatctcagcacaccaccaaacaaaaatgtcacaaaaagcataTATACTGAAacaatgatgatcttgtctcaattgaCTCAAAAATGTGCACACTCATGGTAACTTTGGGCAGGTGAATACACAAGTTAATGggaccttctgccatctgaTGGAAGCGCAtataattgttctgcctgtcactgtatgtTGCTGACACATACATGAAGAAAGAGACattatttttgaacaaaaatacattatttgtagtaataaTCATTCTTGACCCAATTAAGTTAAATTGGATATTTTCCCACAGTACCCCTGAAGATCTCGCACAACACACAAATGGCCAGGATGTAAAAAGTTTTCTGACATGCAGATTATtaaatttcaaaaatgaaaataatttttaaaaaattgtgtgCTGAGTGCTAAAGACATGTTTTGCTAGTTGAATGTTTCtctgacatggcaacacatacagaatgaaatctgattgggcaaaaataaaatacaaatctaaTATCCACATACATGTAGTGGACACAGAGATGTGTtatgaaatgaagagaacagactgttgggaataaatgaataaaatttcATTGAACAAATACTGGAACTTGGGTTGCAAATGTAGGTCAGCGCAGAAGGCCTTGCTTACCCTGACGTTCACCACTCTTATAAACTGTCtcaccttgagtttgacatgacAGGACTCGACTTGAAGCCTCTCTAGCAGATACTCTAGCAAACACTGATCACTCGCCAAAGACTGGTGGGAGATTTCTGAAAAAGGATAGCAGTTAAGGGATTTAGATCACATGTGAATTCCTGCTGGATTTAAGGTTCCTGCAACAAACGTGGAAAGCGTTACAGGTAGCCAAAGGATACTTCCAATTTCTTGGAAAAGGTAACCAGGACAGGGGCTCTCATCATCTGCTGTCGCCTTCATCAGAGTCGGGACCTTCAGTAGTAGAGGCAGGACGAGGCAtttaaacatgtttgtttttacgtaaaaaaaaaagactcgtgTCTCGCGAGTTCCCACGTGAGCTGGTTGTTGTACCGTTGCCCTAACCACCCGCCATTTGCAAACTTTGACAGCCTGACATGACGAGTAAAATGACGACAATTCATGCTGTCAGTTTCAAGCAGTAGGCGAGGGTTGCTAACAAGCTAATGATGGCACAGCCACACAGCTTCTGTGCCACGTAAACAATAACGCCATACGAGTCACAAACCATTTAGCTCATATGTGATTAAATAACGAACAACCAAAATGATTTCCACTTACTTTCTGAAGGAAGGCTAACCGTTCCATGAATGTAGCCATGATTTAGCAATCGTAGCTGCGGGTTACTCATCTTTCAGTAGAGTGGATCCAGAGGAGGCGGGGCTTAATGTGACAGATACCCAATCGGAATTCAATTGGCTATTTAGCAAACCGAACCAACCAATCGGTCAACGTAAAGTTGGCATTGCCTTTTGGTGGCCGAAACAACCAGCGAATCAGGAATAAtcacgtctgtgtgtgtgtgttttttttaaattaatttatccacctatttttttaagtttctttACACATTACACAACTAAGGAATCAGCAAACAGtcattgtaaaatgagtttgcagctaaaaaaaatatatcaaatggCTGTTTTAGAAACGCCCTACGAGCTAAAACAACCAATAGCTTAACGTAAAACTGGTGTTATCATATGATTGACAAAGCGGCAAGCGAATCACAATGCACAATATTGTGCCGCTGTTTCTTTAATTACGTAGCCAACATAAATGGCGCCGTCCATGTAGCTCCAGTGTCACATCTGTTAGgtaatttaagttttttttggtcacctttaaggaaatatttgacattaaaaaacTGAGGAGTTTGCAAACTATCCGGATTCTCAATATAATCTCACTTAGATACAATAATTGCTGTTTACATCCTAACAGCATCATGTCGGGGTCAAATGTTTGGCATCGCAGCCGGGAGAAATTAAAACGTTTTTCCGAATTGTTTGCACAGTGTACAGAAGAGGTAAGGATTGAAAGTCCTACTTATTCTGATTTCATTCTGAGctatcttttctctctctctctctctctatatatatatataagcattTGAAAACCAGCTGACTGGGAGGCGATGTCACTTATTTTACAGTTAAATGTAGTGACTGTATAATCATGAACAATCCAATGAGATCCAAACAAGCATTGTGAAAACTATTAATGAACAGTACCATAAGATATTTATACTTCGTTACTTCCAAACTGTGCAAAAGGTAGCATATCTGCTACATTTCTAGTGTATTGAATCTTTTATTTCAGTGTAAGTGTATCCGCCAGTGTATATTTGACAGAAACACGGTTTTGCGTTGTGTGTAATTCAGGCAACCGCTTATGGCAAATGTGTGGCAGCTACCACAACAAGCAGGCAGGAACTGAAGAAGGATCATTGTGCTAAGGAATTTGCAGCCCTGAAGACGTGCTTTGCAAATGCTGTAGGTAACATAGACAGAAATTGTCCTGCTGATCCCCTTTATTGAAAGCTCTCTTTTGTTTCAGGCCAAGAAAAACtccaaatgaatggaaagtcCCAATTTGGGTTTGAGGACGCAATTTAAGTCAGCTGTGAGATGATAGTCATGATCAATTCTGAGAAATCACTACTTTTGACTGGGAATGTACTGAATGGGTGTCATAATACACTTGAAAAGGACTGCGTATGTGCTGGTTATGAAAAActcaaaaaacatttctatgaCAATGTTAATAAACTGATGGAGTGCTTAGTttatctgcatcacagttcttgGCTGTGT
The sequence above is a segment of the Phycodurus eques isolate BA_2022a chromosome 19, UOR_Pequ_1.1, whole genome shotgun sequence genome. Coding sequences within it:
- the ndufaf8 gene encoding NADH dehydrogenase [ubiquinone] 1 alpha subcomplex assembly factor 8; this translates as MSGSNVWHRSREKLKRFSELFAQCTEEATAYGKCVAATTTSRQELKKDHCAKEFAALKTCFANAAKKNSK